A genomic region of Zea mays cultivar B73 chromosome 6, Zm-B73-REFERENCE-NAM-5.0, whole genome shotgun sequence contains the following coding sequences:
- the LOC100285926 gene encoding TMV response-related protein: MPGLVAYSGLGLGLLALAALESLPLRVPPLRSLPRRLTTPLHLRHLLAAAVSALCLISALVSAHHLSLPTLAASALFLLYSLAPFAPLAAPLPSPLLDLLLAAAFAQELLLFAHRRPSTAAGIENRYFDLLLVPIALCLGATLLAAHRPGEPAPRIARAAGLALQGTWMLQMGFSFFTSAIAQGCALHAASRADYTIKCRTHEDYHRARSVATLQFNGHLALLVIAGAAAYAAVLSRSNRPPSGYSALDKEVQMEGMPMMSQFTLDSDEEKEEEVITSTAAPVANGGESHDEIPLHEPGSK; the protein is encoded by the coding sequence ATGCCGGGTCTGGTCGCCTACTCGGGCCTCGGTCTAGGCCTCCTGGCCCTCGCCGCGCTCGAGTCACTGCCCCTCCGCGTCCCGCCGCTCCGGTCCCTCCCACGCCGCCTCACCACGCCGCTGCACCTCCGCCATCTCCTCGCCGCGGCCGTCTCCGCGCTCTGCCTCATCTCCGCTCTCGTCTCCGCGCACCACCTCTCGCTCCCCACGCTCGCCGCCTCGGCCCTCTTCCTCCTCTATTCCCTCGCACCCTTcgcgccgctcgcggcgccgctgCCCTCCCCCCTCCTCGATCTCCTCCTCGCCGCCGCCTTCGCGCAGGAGCTGCTTCTCTTCGCGCACCGCCGCCCCTCCACCGCGGCTGGGATCGAGAACCGGTACTTCGACCTGCTCCTCGTCCCCATTGCGCTCTGCCTCGGCGCCACGCTGCTCGCCGCGCACCGGCCAGGGGAGCCCGCGCCGCGGATCGCCCGCGCGGCGGGCCTGGCGCTGCAGGGTACGTGGATGCTGCAGATGGGCTTCTCCTTCTTCACCAGCGCCATCGCGCAGGGCTGTGCGCTCCACGCCGCCAGCCGCGCTGACTACACCATTAAGTGCCGCACCCACGAGGATTACCACCGCGCGCGGTCCGTCGCCACGCTGCAGTTCAACGGACACCTCGCACTGCTTGTGATCGCCGGCGCGGCCGCTTACGCAGCAGTCCTATCCAGGTCAAACCGACCTCCGAGCGGGTACAGTGCTCTGGACAAGGAGGTCCAGATGGAGGGGATGCCGATGATGTCACAGTTCACACTGGATTCGGATGAGGAGAAGGAAGAGGAAGTGATCACCTCTACAGCAGCTCCAGTGGCAAATGGCGGGGAGTCCCATGACGAGATCCCACTGCACGAACCAGGTTCCAAGTGA